The Brassica oleracea var. oleracea cultivar TO1000 chromosome C6, BOL, whole genome shotgun sequence genome includes a region encoding these proteins:
- the LOC106300309 gene encoding uncharacterized protein LOC106300309 isoform X1, which translates to MGKYAELLDAGVRIAARFHSHCPQTARLYYHPPSDNHHHHGVTDLIGGGVFSGSGQDSTGLVGGLGTGTAASCGLKPSQGYEDARDLLLFSFV; encoded by the coding sequence ATGGGGAAATACGCGGAGCTGTTGGATGCAGGCGTGAGAATAGCGGCGAGGTTTCACTCTCACTGTCCTCAGACGGCGCGTCTCTATTACCATCCTCCTTCCGACAACCACCACCATCACGGCGTCACCGACTTAATCGGAGGTGGGGTTTTCAGTGGTTCGGGTCAAGATTCGACCGGGTTGGTAGGTGGGTTAGGAACCGGAACTGCTGCTAGTTGCGGTCTAAAGCCTTCTCAAGGGTATGAAGACGCTAGAGATCTCTTGTTATTCTCTTTTGTCTGA
- the LOC106300309 gene encoding uncharacterized protein LOC106300309 isoform X2, with translation MGKYAELLDAGVRIAARFHSHCPQTARLYYHPPSDNHHHHGVTDLIGGGVFSGSGQDSTGLVGGLGTGTAASCGLKPSQG, from the exons ATGGGGAAATACGCGGAGCTGTTGGATGCAGGCGTGAGAATAGCGGCGAGGTTTCACTCTCACTGTCCTCAGACGGCGCGTCTCTATTACCATCCTCCTTCCGACAACCACCACCATCACGGCGTCACCGACTTAATCGGAGGTGGGGTTTTCAGTGGTTCGGGTCAAGATTCGACCGGGTTGGTAGGTGGGTTAGGAACCGGAACTGCTGCTAGTTGCGGTCTAAAGCCTTCTCAAGG ATGA